Below is a window of Ornithodoros turicata isolate Travis chromosome 7, ASM3712646v1, whole genome shotgun sequence DNA.
CAGCCATTCTGATCATGAATCTTCTGCAATTTCAGATGACAGATCTTCAGGCAGCCGCGTGCAATTATGAGGAAGCAGAAAGTTATGGTCCTTTGAAGATACATAAGCTTGAGGTACACTTTTGTTTTGCAGTTGAATCTGGACTTACATTGTTGTTAAAATGGCTCCATAGGGGAATGGTATTTCTGCGTCTGACATTAAAAAACTGGAAGAAGCTGGATTTAACACCGTGGAGGCAGTAGCATATGCTCCAAAGAAACAGCTTCTGGCGATAAAAGGTATCAGTGAAGCCAAAGCTGACAAACTCTTGGTAAGCAGCTTAGTTTTCACTATAGTGGTTAGAGTTCCGCTAAGATTCACAACCTTTAAATTACCAGGCGGAGGCAGCAAAGCTGGTACCATTAGGATTTACAACAGCAACGGAAATTCATCAAAAACGCTCAGACATAGTCCAGATTACAACTGGCTCGACAGAACTGGATAAACTTCTAGGTGGTGGCATTGAAACTGGATCCATTACTGAGGTATGAATCAGCATGAACGTGATTTGGCACTCTTATTCATAAAAATGCGTACTATGTGATGGACGAGAACACAACAAGACAGAGAGCGTACAACACAGTGTTGCCAGCAAGTCAGGAAGATTGTCACGTTGCACACTTGAACATAGGGAATTCCCACATCACGATGTCATCATGCTCTCAACACACTGTGGCAACCAATAAGATCTGACTCCCACTTTTTCCTCCAGTTCCACTCAGTGATCCCAGCTTATCAATTGTCAGTGCTTTTTATGCTTGGATATGGTGACATTCCTTGAGATTGAGGGACGACAACGGGAACAAACACCAAGCAACAGGACCTCTCGCATCCTGTTCCCGCAATCGTTGTAGAGGACACCAGATTCCAGGACACAAAAGCTAAACTTCATTCTAAACAAATTTTTGTGGAATAGATTCATTGTGGCTACCTCAACTTCTTACCCTAGTAGCATTCGAATTTGAGTAACAATTGTTGTGACCACATTTAGTTGAGTTCAagtgagaaagaagaaaaaaatcataACTGCTCATACATCAGCTGCTGGcaaattgaaatgaaatttgttttcctcttcagATATTCGGGGAGTTTCGGACTGGGAAGACACAGCTGTGCCACATGCTGGCTGTTACCTGCCAGTTACCAATTGAGCACAGCGGAGGGGAAGGAAAATGCTTGTACATAGACACAGAAGGGACATTTCGTCCCGAACGGCTATTGGCAGTGGCAGAAAAGTATGGCCTTTCAGGGCCTGATGTCTTGGACAATGTTGCCTATGCCAGGGCCTACAATTCAGATCATCAAACTCAACTTCTAATACAGGCAAGTCTTCCGTTGAATGGTAGCTACGTTATGAAATAAGTATGGTTGAATCCATTAAATGCCTAAGGTTTTCCCTAGCTCAGAAATGCAAACATTGTGGATGTTTAttgacaggggggggggggagacaagCAAATTAAACTGAATTGAACATATATTTATAATGATCAAGTGCTGGCCATTCTTGAGCATGCATTGAGTGAGCCATGCTTGGCCCTTGAGTGAGGGGAAAGCATTAGACAGTGAATACTGCAACTGCCATTACTGATCTGGCATGGTTTACCTCTAATCCTCATCCTCATAGTGTCCAGTTGCATATTTCAATTAAAACATTTCTCGTTGGTTGGAGGGGTAGCTAGCATGGTGTATCTGGTAGCATATCTGGCTCGATTTGAATCCTGCTGTTGGCATCTTCTCATCAGTTGCCATTCATTAAATGTTTTCTCTTTTGCCAGGCATCAGCCATGATGGCGGAGACTCGCTATGCCCTTCTGATCGTGGACTCTGCCACTGCTCTTTACCGGACAGACTATTCTGGGCGAGGAGAACTCAGCGCCCGCCAGATGCACTTGGCACGCTTCCTACGTATGCTCTTGCGCTTAGCGGATGAGTTTGGAGTTGCAGTGGTAATTTCCAATCAGGTGAGAAATATGTACGGACACATGTGAGAGACACCTTGAGTGTGGTGTGATTTAACGTGCTGTTTAGGGTGGGGACCGGTAGACCTAGAGGGTCGTCTTGCTGCATTTCAAAGGTGGTATGCTGAGTAGACATGCCTTAGAGTTTCTGTCTATCATTTCTGTCCGGAAACTCTCCATTCTTAACACTACTGCCATTTGTTGCCCATGTGCATCAGTAACCCCTCCCTTCACCCGAAAACCTCCCATCCTCTTCGCTTCGTTTTTTATGTGTTTCTTGAGGTTTCCTGAATGTATTCCTGAGGGCGGAAGTGTGTGCGCAGACAAACTGAATTGGTGCAGGAGTCTCTGTCTGTGACAGGCAGGTCTCTGACAGCAATAGCAGCACAAACCATGGCATTCAGAAACCAGGTTTGTGTGCAAGCAAGGCGGCCACTGTTCCAGAAGAGCATTGAGATTTGTATCGCCCAGGTGTCTTCATAACATTCTGATGTAGATGTCTCGTACTCGTTACGTTGTGATGAAAAAGAAGGGGGAACAAATGTTGCTGGGCTCTGGAGGCATAAACCAAAAACTGCTTAGAAATATATGCATTTGGCACATACAGCTCCCATCTAGCTAGAATGAAATGCATTATGtccgagaaagaaaaaagaaatgagagTGAGTCACACTACGTTGGTTCTCGACTGGGATGTACCTTTTTTTGGCAGGTCGTAGCCCAAGTGGATGGGGCAGCCATGTTCTCGGCAGATCCCAAGAAGCCCATTGGAGGTAATATCATGGCCCACGCATCCACTACGAGATTGTACCTCCGTAAAGGCAGAGGAGAGACACGCATCTGCAAGATTTACGACTCTCCTTGCCTTCCTGAGGCCGAAGCGATGTTCGCCATTACAGCACAAGGAATCGCCGATGTCAAAGAATAAGGTGAACGTCATGCCTGCCTCTACTGTACAGTGCCTCTTTTCCCTGCCTATCATTACTTAGTTGACTTGAACAGCTACGAATAGATTGAATAAAACCCTAATCATTCAAGTtgacattgtgtgtgtgtgtaagtatATGAGTATGAATGAATGCGAGCAAGAATGTAATGGTTGCAACAAAATTGGAATGATCAGAGTATGTGTTCCAATTTAGAGACAGTTCATGTGTATGCTGTCATGCAGGGTTCcggaaaaccggaaccgaaaaaaagaaaagttattTTGGGTGAACCGGAACGGAACGAAAACTATAAAAAAATTAATGCTATGGAGGGAAACCGGAAAAATTTGTTTTCGGTTCATGTGGAAACGTTGGACCTCAAGAGTATGTGCTGCAAGAGCTCAAGTTCACAATACATGGCATCCATCAGTGTTTTGGTAGGAAACTCTTAAATTCATTCTCTTGGATCAAAGGTCCAGTCTTTCTCCAGAAATATTCGACGACTTGCTATTAAATAGGTCAACTACATTGTAGTAACCTCACGTCACAGCAATGTGCCAGAGCGCAAGACGGGCTCGTTTTTCTCTAAGCCACTTGGTGGGACCTTGCAACcttgcccttttttttttctcgatctGTTTGACATATTCCCATATGTCAAACAGGGTTATTTTTGCTGCAGTCAATTTTCCTTTTATCATGTGAAACTGAATCAACAGTGCACTCTCTATTTGCTGCTAAAGGTTACTGTGGATGAAAAGGATGCGGACTGCCTGAACTGCTGGCTCCTCAGCTTTGAGGTACATAACCATGCTTGGTTAATTTATTTTTGCAGTTCACTTCTGTGAAGAGCACCAAAGGCCAAAGCACTTGTTGTGCGGTTTTCCTTGTAAAGAGTATGCAAGGGTGCGAGAAACCACATGTAACTCACTAAATGTATGGCTCCGTGTGATATGCCGTAGTCGATAGATTTGACAAGCAAAGTCCCACATTCCTCatttgaatgtttttttttaacttttttatttatttattttattatttttattattttattattttttattatttaattttatttatatattattattatttttttttttttactgttgggTTTTAGAAATTGCGATTTCCCAAGCTGCCGCCGACGGTGGCGCCGAACAGCGCTGAGAGGCGTCGGCAGAGAGATGGGAAATGACGTTTTAGCTGTGCACGCCCGCACGAAGTACCCGAAGGTCACCGTTTCCTTGTGGCCGGCTCCGTTTGCAACTTTGCAATTGCCTGCGTCGTCATGGAAACGGAAAagtatgcacttcctttctcCGATCTGAAACGTCACTCCAAAAACGGGCGAGGAGGTGAAGACATGAGAGTTTCGAAGGAGCTCGGTTTTGATGTACACATGTTTAGCAGACAAAAACCAATATTCACTACGTTATTTCTTCAAAAGTTTGGAAATggtttcacaacccctttaattcAATATAACCCTCACTACGTAGAAcccaatcgagatcagtggtagAACCCGTAGAAAACGTAGTAACTCCTTAGCAGTAATTCCGTTGATGGCGGCGCCCCAAGTGTCAAGCGCACGAAGCCTCAGTCCGGCCCGGGCGTCATTGAGTAAACAATGAATGTTAGTCCAGTAATGAACTTTAAATGTTGCCTTTCGTTGTGTCAAGCCACGATCGACTATTCCCCTGTATGTTAATATGAAACCGTGTGTATGTCCCTCACAAAGTGCTCTGCATAAAATATGATAGCGTATCGTACCGTGTCCAGCGAGTGGCACGTATTTCACATCGCGGGGTGAGGCTGTGAAACGAGAAGTTGATTGTTCATCCGCAAAGCTACCTTGTCTTCATATGCTGAGAATTTCGGCATGCATTCTGTCTGCAACGGCTGAACATTCCTGAACACGACATCTGATGTCGCATCTGTATAAAAATGCGTTCACAATACCTATTCTTCAGACGTCTAACCCTAAGTCGTGCGTGAAGTGGTCCATCAAAGAACGTACCATGAGTATGTTCACGTTTTGATCTTCGAACTGTGAAAAGGTGTGCAGATAAGTGTTGTGGGATTCTAGGTTGTGTgagcaagataaaaaaaaaactccaaaGCGCCACATGAGACGTTCGTTATAATAGCAGGTAAGCATGACTCGAGCACGGAGTTCTCAGTCCAAAGTGTCCAAgctttgtgttgtgtttgcgaCACCTGTGCTTTCATCATGCTCGTTGGAGCCAAGTAGTACGAATGATTCTTGTCACAAAGAAACCTGTCTTTTTTTCTATGGCTCTACAGCCACCACATAGGATGTCAACCTGGGCTCGCAGAATGCACCGTGGAGCAACTACGCTGGGGCATGTGGTTACCTCGTGTGGTGCTTCACCTGTACCATACCCTACTCGTTTGGAGAAAGTCAAGTTCGGTGTGCCCCTTGAACACGTAAGCTACGTTCCAGTCTACTGCCTCCTGATTGTGAGCTATATGTGAAACAAACTTTTGTATATATTGGTGAAAGGTATTACATGTGCAAGACATTTTGAATTTGACTCGTGCTAATGTGGTAGTTTCCACACAATTTTCCAGGTTTGCAAGGGCACTGAGGACTTGCCGGGACCCCTGCTTGTATTAGTGCTGAAGCTGAACAAGGAGGCTCCCCGCAAGAAAGATGTCTTCAGAGCCCCAGGCCACCAGGGAAATATCAAGAAACTTGTGCACTTCCTGCACCAGGGGCGCCTTGTCAATATGGATAATTTTTCTGTCTATACCATTGCTTCTGTGCTCAAGGTAAGTACAGGTCTGGACAAAggcttacggaacacgcgagcagtGTACTTTTTCtgcggtgcgacaccctagcggcgaaacGAAGCCGTCGAGTTCATTGCTTCGGAGGGACCGAAGAGaagcgctgttagcgacacacagtcgTAACTTCCACTTCGCAGGCACAATCAAGTGGTACTGGAACTATactgctgtgtgtcgctaacaacgcacccttccacccctctaAACCAGTGAGCTCACCCACTTCCACCCGCCGCTAGGGTGCCGCACTGAAGAAAAAGCATGCCACtcgcgtgttctgtaaactttttcagTGTTCTGGGTTCTGTTCCCGTGTCTTCCGTATTCCGTCAACAGCATTGAAGTAGAGCCATATAAAGGACAGTGAATTAGCTGGACCAGGGTCTGCTTAAAATAATCGCACAATTCACAATGGATGCCCTCACAAATGTGGTTGTGTATTGCATGCGCATATTGACGTATATATGTGACGAAAAAGCAACTTTCTTTTCTTAACTGATGGGTGTACAGACAAGTGCAATACTAGTAAGAATGTCGCTGCTAAAATCTGTGCAGCTAACATACATGGCGTTCTTTCTACGTTTCCAGAAATTTTTACGTAAAATTCCTGGCGGTGTCTTCGGGCCCACGCTGGAAGAGCAGTTATTCGCTGCCATGGAGATGCAGCAACTGGAGGAGCGCCGGGAACGAGTACAGGTGCTGCTAGCTTCCTTGCCCATCGTGGCTCAGCGACTTCTGGTGCTACTCTTTGGCACCTTTCGTGTCATTGCTGCGTCAGCTGACCTGGCTCGAACCGGTATGACATCCGAAGCGCTCGGGGTCAGCGTTGCTCCGTCTTTCTTCCATTCCTGCGTGAGCAGTGGAAAGGTGAGCTTACATGTATTGTGGTTGAGCCCCGTTAGTATGCCTTGATAGGCTGGAGCCTGCATTTCATGACAAGTTTCCTGGGAAACGATTTCTTTGCCACGTAAATCCTCGTCGTTAATATGACAAGTTCCTTTCCAAATTCCTTTCTGCTGATAAGTGGCTGATAGCATTCCAGAACTGAGCTGAACGAGATAAAAAAAAGATGAGGTACCCTGTGGGGCAcagttgtctgaaatctccagcctgTGGCGAAGCTGTCCCCCTATCAGTGGTGTCACGCACAAaagaactataccaataccaCCTCCGAGTGGAGGCAGCGCTTGACCGGGCGTTGGTAGCAGGGCGACGCCCAAGTATACGTACGACGGCCTCCCCTATGAGACTGCACTGGTATAGTTCCCTCGTGCGCGACACCAGCAATAGGGGACCGCAGTGTCACACTGGCATAGAACATCTTGTCCAGGGCTTGTGGCTTTCCTTTATATACCAAGTAATGCCGAACGTAAGGTGCCTTCCTTGCCCTCTTGGTATGTACTTGTGAAAGGAAAGCACAACAATGTATTTGTCTGCAAGAGCCAAATCACCTTGTGTGACCTTTTGACTCTTCTCCAAGTTTTGAAGTACTCATACGATTCCCCTTGCGGTCCCTTGGCAGGTGGCCCGCATGGAGGACGTTGTGCGTTTCAAGTCAGCCACTCGCATCACAAAGTTCCTGATTGACAATTTTGGCATCAGTAACTTGTTTGGTAGAGACAACTATGAGTACTATGCCCGCCTCACGGGCAGGGTGCTCAAAGTGGAAGAGGACTGGATCTTTGCCTTCCGATACCCTCCTGACAGCCTCGTGCCTCGTAAGTGCTCCATTCAAGCTAGATAATACGTCTGCATCTCTGTGCAGACATCTCTTTTGTTTTTAGTTTCCGTATTCTGAGTGTTCAATTGTGAACACCTCACCTCCTGTATTACAGTCATATATGTACATGTATCCTGCTCATATCTGCAGGTGCATTAAGGTGCACGCAAGCGAAAACTTTTGCAGTGGTCACCATGCGAGCATTTGTACGCTTATAGTATGACTCCTTGCTCTACATCTATGAGAAGTATGAATGTATATATAATTAGAgaatgactttttcgggttgaaCCCGATTCTGCCTGGTTATTCCACGGTTATTATCAtcgaagcaaaatataacccgatatttaACCCCCCGATTTTGCTGAAAAATGAAGCCCGAAAAAATCGGGCCCTAGTTACGTTCCGAGCTCTACCCATTGTCTTTGTTCCTAATCTACATCTACCTATCTGAACACACAGCGAGGTTGTAAAATCCCGTGATGTGGTCGGAACTGGGAACGGATGTCGCTGGGGTGTCTGGAAGGCAATATGGTCTGCAACACAACGAGCAACATCCGCACAAGTCCTTCTAACCGTGTGCCAATGCATTCACATTTTCAGGCAAAACATCGCTGGAAGCCGAAAGATCTTGGCTACGCGCAGAAGCCCAACGTTGGGGCCTCCTGCACCAGTCCACCCCGGCGCTAGCTGAACTGCAGTACCCTCTGGAAGGAAACTTGGACGCACGAGTCAGCATGTCCCTAGAAGACCATCGACCCCCAAATGCACCGTTGCCGCAAGCGCGCTCGCTCTCTTTCCTGCCCCTGGTGCACGAGCGCCAAACGGCCCGTATGCGCACGCGCTCCGAGTGGTTCCTCACTCCGCAAAGTGGCCTGCCGCTGGTACCGGCTCCCCCGACTCCGGTGCCCGGACCTTCCGCCGCTCGGGCCCCAAAACGGCGCTCTTCTTCTCGCGACAAAGAGAACGGTCCACCCGTGGTGTCCGAGCAAGATTGCACCGAGCTGGACGTGCGCACCTTGCATGTTACACTAACGTACAAGCCTCGCATTTGATGACGGAAGACTGTGCCTTCGTTGACTAAAACGGTGGTCGCTTAGGTCACCACCCTCTGCCCCGCCAGTGGCAATGACTATGGTGACAGTGACCGTGAGACACTCTAAAGTGTATTCCCAGCTGGTCATTACAGTGCAAGTGGAACGTGGTTTGAGCCACAGTTGAGGTATTGAAACGAGTGTGGTGAGAAGGCATTGGTTTGATTGTGCTCGGCAAGGTGCTGCTCCGGCTGATTGGCCCAACAGGGGGACGGGGGTCAGAGGGAAGCGGTCTTACTGCTGTCCTCCCCACTGAATTGCTGAACTGATTTCAGGTCAATCTCCTACATTCCATGTTTCGGCAGCTCCGTAATGTAATGTAGCCCAAATGTCATTCTCTTTCGTCTAGATTCCGTCTAGATTCCGTTTAACTACGAAGTGTAACGATGCTTCAGTGTAATCAAGCTGCTTTGGAGCTTCTGAAATTGGACAGAGCTTTGTGCTCTTTAGATAATAACATACTTATATCGTACTGGGTTCAAATTCATCTTCAATGTATTGGCTACAACAAGTATTTTTGCAGTCTCCAGTTTTCTGACATGGGAGGTTATTGGTGTACCATCATTCTGTGCTTACACTtaatttcagattttttttaatgctGAGCTCTGTAGGCTTTTAGTCTTCAGTTTCTCTGTTCTTCACTTTATAAAAACTGAAGTGCTCCTATGTTAATGAGGAGCAAAGCATGCAAATACCTGTGAAGTTCTACATATGTATTCTACATATCACATTCTTGCACTCTCAGTACAATCTTCAGCTTTCCATTTCAGCTCAAAAGGACAGTTCAGCTCAAAATGCAGACACATTGTCACATGCTTCCTCATGGATAGGCCAGCTGTTTATTCTAGAGATTCAAGGAGTACTATATGAAACTGTACGTGTTGCATTCCTGCTCTGCATGTACTGCAACAACGTGTGAGCTTTAAGGGGTCCTAAACACAACTGACACAGGTTTGACATCAAGAGTTTGCatttgcgaagaacaaggctaaATATCAATTTATCCTTATTTTTGgttaggatttttttttttttttttgtagattcATGACTCAACATTTTGTTGAAGAGCATAACCCAGCTCCCTTGATGATAAAGCAAAATAATATGTCACATGCATGGGTGCCGCGTGGGTTTTTTCCGgggaggggagagggggggCAGTGTGTTTGGGGTGGCGGATTTCACGTTAAGGGGTCTGCACCTAATTCTGTGTGTTGACTGCGCCCGCAActacattgtcttggctcagaaacactacgtttctggaacgtagagaaaaaaaaaaggaatcttATTTTGTGCTTGTGTCGCAACGGCAATGTTTCCTTGCTGAAGCCAGGAGGGCAACTGCCCCCCTTTCCCCCCATGACAGTGCCCCTGGTTACATGATAAAACTACATTAGTGCCTTCAAGCCCAAGGGGGTTGCATTTTGAAGAGCGGTACTGTGGTAGCTTACTAGTCCATGACAGGGCTGTCTTGAGGCCTGTAAGTTTGGTTCCGATGTCATGTTATCTAGTTATGACTTTGTTATGGTTAGGTATGGTAACCACAAAAATGGTTACGATGCCCTACAGATATCCTGTGGTACAATTTGACATATAACACGAAGTAATGCAGTCGGCGGATGGCAACAGAGATGCTGCATCTTTCGACAGAGATTATTTGCTCAGCTTGGGTATTATTTAGTAGTAACTGTGATTTGACGCTTCAATGTTCAAGCGTACCACGGTTCTATTAAAAGGTAGCTGTATTTCAAATCATATTGCGATGCCTTGTCCTGTGCAGTTTAAACCAGTGGACTCTGTTCTCTATGATGATGCTTGAAACCATGCCAAAGACGTGCTTAATCCTATGAAATATTGTGAGATGTTGCAAGTGACTGATCGGTGCAAGCTGCCAAAGGGTCCTCTTGCGCTTTGAGGCAAGACACTGTGCAAGGCCCTTTGTTTTCTgtccctttttctttcttttttttttttcttttttgcagtttTACTGCTGTGAACACTCTTTATATGGTTGTGAAGTGCTTGCTCCACCCTCTTTGCAACTGTCTCGTTTAAAAAGTGCACTCCGAAGTGTAAGGTCTAGATTCTATTTTTGCTTCTAGTGTTGGGGGCCAAATGCTCATCCTACCATTCGTACAGATATTCCTCCTTTGCCCGGAGAATTTTGTTAATAAAGGCATCACACTGGGTGCATAATTTATTGCAGAAGACAAAAATGTGAATTATGTGTTTCGGGAGAGCCAGTTATAGTCTGCATGAGAAGTGACCTTTGCTTGAACTGTTGTCTGTCTTTGCTATTATAGCATCATAACTTCATGTGTACCCATTTTATGAACTGTGCTTTCCCATCTTGCCAACACATGGCAGGTTATGAGAATCGGCCTTATGCATGCCAAAGTGTTATTTGTGTACATAAGCTTTGTGACGAAGGGAGATTCTATGAGGAAGATGCCTTTTGTTAACGGCTTTCAAGACTTTCACGGTTAAAGACTTTCAAGGTCTCTGCTTCAGAATGTGCATGCCGTGAAACTTTGTTCCCTAGCTCAAGGAATCTTGTTGTATCCCAAAGTTTTGTTGTCTTGCTGAAGAACATAATTCTTCATTGCCTTTGTTTTACAAAAAGTATACAGGTGCTTCA
It encodes the following:
- the LOC135401227 gene encoding DNA repair protein RAD51 homolog 1-like isoform X1 yields the protein MMTDLQAAACNYEEAESYGPLKIHKLEGNGISASDIKKLEEAGFNTVEAVAYAPKKQLLAIKGISEAKADKLLAEAAKLVPLGFTTATEIHQKRSDIVQITTGSTELDKLLGGGIETGSITEIFGEFRTGKTQLCHMLAVTCQLPIEHSGGEGKCLYIDTEGTFRPERLLAVAEKYGLSGPDVLDNVAYARAYNSDHQTQLLIQASAMMAETRYALLIVDSATALYRTDYSGRGELSARQMHLARFLRMLLRLADEFGVAVVISNQVVAQVDGAAMFSADPKKPIGGNIMAHASTTRLYLRKGRGETRICKIYDSPCLPEAEAMFAITAQGIADVKE
- the LOC135401228 gene encoding uncharacterized protein LOC135401228 encodes the protein MSTWARRMHRGATTLGHVVTSCGASPVPYPTRLEKVKFGVPLEHVCKGTEDLPGPLLVLVLKLNKEAPRKKDVFRAPGHQGNIKKLVHFLHQGRLVNMDNFSVYTIASVLKKFLRKIPGGVFGPTLEEQLFAAMEMQQLEERRERVQVLLASLPIVAQRLLVLLFGTFRVIAASADLARTGMTSEALGVSVAPSFFHSCVSSGKVARMEDVVRFKSATRITKFLIDNFGISNLFGRDNYEYYARLTGRVLKVEEDWIFAFRYPPDSLVPRKTSLEAERSWLRAEAQRWGLLHQSTPALAELQYPLEGNLDARVSMSLEDHRPPNAPLPQARSLSFLPLVHERQTARMRTRSEWFLTPQSGLPLVPAPPTPVPGPSAARAPKRRSSSRDKENGPPVVSEQDCTELDVRTLHVTLTYKPRI
- the LOC135401227 gene encoding DNA repair protein RAD51 homolog 1-like isoform X2 yields the protein MTDLQAAACNYEEAESYGPLKIHKLEGNGISASDIKKLEEAGFNTVEAVAYAPKKQLLAIKGISEAKADKLLAEAAKLVPLGFTTATEIHQKRSDIVQITTGSTELDKLLGGGIETGSITEIFGEFRTGKTQLCHMLAVTCQLPIEHSGGEGKCLYIDTEGTFRPERLLAVAEKYGLSGPDVLDNVAYARAYNSDHQTQLLIQASAMMAETRYALLIVDSATALYRTDYSGRGELSARQMHLARFLRMLLRLADEFGVAVVISNQVVAQVDGAAMFSADPKKPIGGNIMAHASTTRLYLRKGRGETRICKIYDSPCLPEAEAMFAITAQGIADVKE